The following proteins are co-located in the Candidatus Phytoplasma asteris genome:
- a CDS encoding serine protease: protein MNNSLYFDKLHENNQTKTIKQTIKALEQEKDILKENIKKDIKEEQIKNTNQIQTNKDQIWQIHTNDKTALGIIFYSFKITNNNDNENEKTPSINNSEQKIYFALTPKNIIQQNNIIKLSNPQGEEWGTIQNQVLTQYNIFTPLLKDFDIITFKSHKQYIITPLQRQKKYHQGQPIHSFSTTIPQAIAFQQSHISEDIEVKNELDEIFIAISSRCNSNNKQTMFWTEKGNLIGFLITPEIKKEKGIKYIKAIPSINFNKPIINDEPPIIKLINAIINPNNINNIVDKDTETKTKTKEKEPPNNQILKDINLITLFINTGYSLGTGIIVYKEQINNHTIYYALTNRHVIESFYHTSNHQKQITIKNNQGLNKQAKLYAFINNNREYDDIAIITFTIPNSDTTKKLDEVLAKYINFDKDIQIPIHQGEQVWVLGCQKGLQTNQFQKPTKLKWKQWYFDLMPHQRPQFRQNLFKTGVIAFLNEKEINSDMTLDSGNSGGPLFNAEGKLIGINRSYHKILRISQSININYIKQQFYTLLKSKKENIANNNPNNIAFQTTNTNTNHIENELNILQNEKLNEQKPHIQTNIFLEDLHTYIKEQPEQKIIFQNKDNQETLLTINCHGLETIQLVNFDTHKYKQLEISLANTNQFSISLQIQIFDYNNKKSYEETIQIPKIDIDKMFLSFTKQTFSYNNILENQKKILETNIKLAKTTFQSPTKPNTFYNLFDNKEQIIKEDMLKTIVLCQDYYNSQNINLGVIIDKKTVNNSDNTFIYTVILQKNRTNLDTSYLLDAFQNICNENVKITIQTPFGLQDEKGKYKTIATHNNPFSYITFESRTNYPVCTFVPDKKLLLGEKIYLISNHNNISDKALAPHIFQSHLALLDNPNSQAITIDSTFLENYFNLEESLYYNNWFAFDSQGNIINICSQQDIYHLHKSQFPFITFPKNNIFPNKILNITNAKIAIFLIWTFICIIVFVIIDIKSFKDKYSIVYKLQCFCNNRYQKF from the coding sequence ATGAATAATTCCTTATATTTTGATAAACTACATGAAAATAACCAAACTAAAACTATTAAACAAACTATTAAAGCTTTGGAACAAGAAAAAGACATTTTAAAAGAAAACATTAAAAAAGATATTAAGGAAGAACAAATTAAAAATACTAATCAAATACAAACCAACAAAGACCAAATTTGGCAAATACATACAAATGATAAAACTGCTTTGGGAATTATTTTTTATAGTTTCAAAATCACAAACAATAATGACAATGAAAATGAAAAAACACCATCAATTAACAATTCAGAACAAAAAATATATTTTGCTCTTACTCCTAAAAATATAATACAACAAAACAACATTATAAAATTATCAAATCCCCAAGGAGAAGAATGGGGCACTATTCAAAATCAAGTATTAACTCAATATAATATTTTTACTCCCTTATTAAAAGATTTTGATATTATCACTTTTAAATCTCACAAACAATATATAATTACTCCTTTACAAAGACAAAAAAAATATCACCAAGGACAACCAATTCATTCTTTTTCTACAACTATACCACAAGCAATTGCCTTTCAACAAAGTCATATAAGTGAAGATATTGAAGTTAAAAATGAATTAGATGAAATATTTATTGCTATTTCTAGTCGTTGTAATTCCAACAATAAACAAACTATGTTTTGGACTGAAAAAGGCAATTTAATTGGTTTTTTAATAACTCCTGAAATAAAAAAAGAAAAAGGAATTAAATATATTAAAGCGATTCCTTCCATAAATTTTAATAAACCTATAATAAATGACGAACCTCCAATAATAAAACTTATCAATGCAATTATCAACCCCAATAATATAAATAATATAGTAGATAAAGATACAGAAACAAAGACAAAGACAAAGGAAAAAGAACCGCCCAACAACCAAATACTAAAAGACATCAATTTAATTACTTTATTTATCAATACTGGTTATAGCCTAGGAACAGGAATAATTGTTTACAAAGAACAAATAAATAACCACACCATATATTATGCACTAACTAATCGTCATGTAATTGAAAGTTTTTATCATACATCAAATCACCAAAAACAAATAACAATCAAAAACAATCAAGGATTAAACAAGCAAGCAAAACTATATGCTTTTATTAATAACAATCGTGAATACGACGATATAGCTATCATAACTTTTACTATTCCTAACTCCGATACTACTAAAAAATTAGATGAAGTTCTTGCCAAATACATTAATTTTGATAAAGATATACAAATACCTATCCATCAAGGAGAACAAGTTTGGGTATTAGGTTGCCAAAAAGGCTTACAAACTAACCAATTCCAAAAACCAACAAAACTAAAATGGAAACAATGGTATTTTGACCTAATGCCTCACCAAAGACCTCAATTTAGACAAAATTTATTTAAAACAGGAGTTATTGCTTTTCTCAATGAAAAAGAAATTAACTCTGATATGACGCTAGATTCAGGCAATAGCGGAGGACCTCTTTTTAATGCTGAAGGAAAATTAATAGGCATAAATAGGAGTTATCATAAAATTTTGCGTATTTCTCAATCAATTAACATTAACTACATCAAACAACAATTCTATACTTTACTCAAATCCAAAAAAGAAAACATAGCAAATAACAACCCAAATAATATTGCATTCCAAACGACTAACACTAATACAAATCATATTGAAAACGAACTTAACATCTTACAAAATGAAAAACTAAACGAACAAAAACCCCACATCCAAACCAACATCTTTTTAGAAGACCTCCATACTTATATAAAAGAACAGCCCGAACAAAAAATAATTTTTCAAAATAAAGACAACCAAGAAACTCTACTTACAATAAATTGTCATGGTTTAGAAACAATACAATTAGTTAATTTTGATACTCACAAATACAAGCAATTAGAAATTAGTTTAGCAAACACTAATCAATTTAGTATCTCTTTACAAATTCAAATTTTTGATTATAACAATAAAAAAAGTTATGAAGAAACAATTCAAATCCCTAAAATTGACATAGATAAAATGTTTTTATCATTTACTAAACAAACTTTTTCTTATAACAACATTTTAGAAAACCAAAAAAAGATTTTAGAAACTAATATCAAATTGGCAAAAACCACCTTCCAAAGCCCCACAAAACCAAATACTTTTTATAATCTTTTTGATAACAAAGAACAAATCATTAAAGAAGATATGTTAAAAACTATAGTTTTATGCCAAGATTATTACAATTCCCAAAATATCAACTTAGGAGTTATTATTGACAAAAAAACTGTAAATAATTCCGATAATACTTTTATATATACCGTCATTTTACAAAAAAATAGAACAAACCTAGACACTTCTTATCTCTTAGATGCTTTCCAAAATATTTGTAATGAAAACGTTAAAATAACTATCCAAACACCTTTTGGCTTACAAGATGAAAAAGGAAAATACAAAACCATAGCCACCCACAATAATCCTTTTAGCTACATAACTTTTGAATCTAGAACAAATTATCCTGTTTGTACTTTTGTTCCTGATAAAAAACTTTTATTAGGAGAAAAAATATATTTAATTAGTAATCATAATAACATCTCTGATAAAGCTTTAGCGCCTCATATTTTTCAAAGCCATTTAGCATTACTAGATAACCCAAACAGCCAAGCAATTACAATAGATAGTACTTTTTTAGAAAATTATTTTAACTTAGAAGAAAGCCTTTATTATAATAATTGGTTTGCCTTTGATTCTCAAGGAAATATAATTAATATTTGCTCTCAACAAGATATTTATCATCTACACAAAAGTCAATTTCCTTTTATTACATTTCCCAAAAATAATATTTTTCCAAATAAAATACTAAACATTACTAATGCCAAAATAGCAATATTTTTAATATGGACTTTTATTTGCATTATAGTTTTTGTAATAATAGATATCAAAAGTTTTAAAGATAAATACAGTATTGTATATAA
- a CDS encoding Hsp20/alpha crystallin family protein produces the protein MLFSLINQNQDLLENLFEDFKTNSLTNNNNIMKTDIQEQDNQYFITIELPGFKKEDVKVALEEGYLVVEAKNSKKNQIKEANFIRKERFQGFLRRSFYLGDDFLLEDIKGSLEQGLLKLSVPKKEVKPKEKHYIKLN, from the coding sequence ATGCTATTTAGTTTAATTAATCAAAATCAAGATTTATTAGAAAATTTATTTGAAGATTTTAAAACAAATTCTTTAACTAACAACAACAATATTATGAAAACTGATATTCAAGAACAAGATAATCAATACTTTATTACTATTGAATTACCAGGTTTTAAAAAAGAAGATGTTAAAGTTGCTTTGGAAGAAGGCTATTTAGTAGTTGAGGCTAAAAATTCTAAAAAAAATCAAATTAAAGAAGCTAATTTTATACGTAAAGAAAGATTTCAAGGATTTTTGAGACGTAGTTTTTATTTAGGTGATGATTTTCTTTTAGAAGATATTAAAGGTTCTTTGGAACAAGGTTTATTAAAATTAAGTGTTCCAAAAAAAGAAGTTAAACCCAAAGAAAAACATTATATAAAATTAAATTAA
- a CDS encoding cation-translocating P-type ATPase encodes MNKKEEILQISRLDKDAVVKHLNTDACGLTDKQAQERQTLYGKNIIKQGESFPFWQQFIKQFTSVMAILLWIAALMIFVINPKEAAIGISIILVIIVNGLFSFSQEYKADKMLSSLGKMIPKKVQVYRNKKIELMDVIELTIGDVIFLETGTQVPVDARIIQSNSFFVDNSMLSGETIPLNRTEMPNLEDNHSIAEMPNLVYAGTTVTQGSCFAVVYAIGNNTQIGEVSSIAQSIEKGKSLLDQEMNHIVKKVSIIASCAALFVFMICFFKAEKYNIDSFRAAIVCAVGMLVANIPEGLLPTVNLSLAVGSQRMAKQNALVKKISSLETLSSTTVICTDKTGTLTQNQLTVRKIVTPDGTIKLKGSGYNDEQTFSVCPNNTVSKKGIEKFLIASVLCSEAKLVPTPTKPHQFELIGNPTEGALLIAAKKYGYNIEEVKNNLEIIQLNPFTSERKKMSVLVKNNQEPAYDTNSQYLFIKGAPNIVLEQCQMQYKGSQVSPFSPHEKESFLKQNDQFASQGYRVLALAYKKIEQNPPLEEDMVFLGFAVNYDPPREEVKEAVKNLTQAGLKITIITGDYSLTAAAIGKQVGIIQDKFVGLDGCDLDKMSLEKLQEVLKSPHPVVFSRTTPKHKLKIVQAYRNNGEVVGVTGDGVNDILALKAAHIGIAMGKAGTDVARNAADMILLDDNFATISKAVLEGRCIYENIKKFITYVFASNIPQIFPFIAIAFLGVTEPYLYVLQILAIDLLTDLIPAIALGAEETDPSLLVQKPRTKNDHLMDAKVLKRSYGFLGIVEGLMSLAFFCAVYNFNTKDNFFLASTMAFGAVIFAQVGNAFACRSNKLYFWQTIKKPNKILYYGIIIEVLFFVLITKFSSLSDIFHTKDINISHYLCLLLCPLVMLLFDTIWKKVFAFKNQKQSKIN; translated from the coding sequence ATGAATAAAAAAGAAGAAATTTTGCAAATCAGTCGTCTTGATAAAGATGCTGTTGTCAAACATCTAAACACCGATGCTTGCGGACTTACTGACAAACAAGCCCAAGAAAGACAAACTCTCTACGGTAAAAATATTATCAAACAAGGCGAATCTTTTCCGTTTTGGCAACAATTCATCAAACAATTTACCTCGGTAATGGCTATTTTATTATGGATAGCAGCATTAATGATTTTTGTAATTAATCCCAAAGAAGCAGCCATCGGTATTTCTATTATTTTAGTTATCATTGTAAATGGCTTATTTTCTTTTTCCCAAGAATACAAAGCTGATAAAATGTTGTCTTCCTTAGGTAAAATGATTCCTAAAAAAGTTCAAGTTTACCGCAACAAAAAAATAGAATTAATGGATGTTATTGAACTTACCATTGGAGATGTCATCTTTTTAGAAACAGGAACCCAAGTTCCAGTAGATGCACGTATTATTCAATCTAATAGCTTTTTTGTTGACAACTCAATGTTATCAGGCGAAACCATTCCTTTAAACCGTACTGAAATGCCAAACCTCGAAGATAATCATTCCATTGCTGAAATGCCTAATTTAGTTTATGCAGGTACTACAGTTACTCAAGGTAGTTGTTTTGCAGTTGTTTATGCTATTGGAAACAACACCCAAATTGGAGAAGTTTCAAGCATTGCTCAAAGCATTGAAAAAGGCAAAAGCCTTCTAGACCAAGAAATGAACCACATTGTTAAAAAAGTAAGTATTATTGCTTCTTGTGCAGCTTTATTTGTCTTTATGATTTGTTTTTTCAAAGCAGAAAAATATAATATAGATTCTTTTAGAGCAGCAATTGTTTGTGCAGTTGGTATGTTAGTTGCAAACATTCCTGAAGGCTTACTTCCTACCGTTAATCTAAGTTTAGCAGTTGGTTCTCAAAGAATGGCTAAACAAAACGCTTTAGTTAAAAAAATCTCTTCCCTAGAAACCCTCAGTTCTACTACTGTTATTTGTACTGATAAAACAGGAACTCTAACTCAAAACCAACTTACAGTAAGAAAAATTGTAACTCCTGATGGCACTATCAAATTAAAAGGTTCTGGCTATAACGACGAACAAACATTTAGTGTTTGCCCAAACAATACTGTCTCCAAAAAAGGAATTGAAAAATTCTTAATTGCATCAGTTCTATGCTCTGAGGCTAAATTAGTTCCTACGCCAACTAAACCCCACCAATTTGAATTAATCGGTAATCCTACTGAAGGAGCTTTATTAATTGCTGCTAAAAAATACGGTTACAACATTGAAGAAGTAAAAAACAACTTAGAAATCATCCAATTAAACCCATTTACTTCCGAACGTAAAAAAATGAGTGTCTTAGTTAAAAACAACCAAGAACCTGCATATGACACCAATTCACAATATCTCTTTATTAAAGGAGCTCCTAATATTGTCCTTGAACAATGTCAAATGCAATACAAAGGTTCTCAAGTAAGTCCTTTTAGCCCTCATGAAAAAGAATCTTTCCTTAAACAAAACGACCAATTTGCAAGCCAAGGATACCGCGTTCTTGCTCTTGCTTACAAAAAAATTGAACAAAATCCTCCCCTAGAAGAAGATATGGTTTTCTTAGGTTTTGCAGTTAATTACGACCCACCAAGAGAAGAAGTTAAAGAAGCAGTTAAAAACTTAACTCAAGCAGGACTAAAAATTACTATTATTACAGGAGATTACAGTCTTACTGCTGCTGCCATTGGTAAACAAGTAGGAATCATCCAAGACAAGTTCGTTGGTTTAGACGGCTGTGACCTTGACAAAATGTCTTTAGAAAAATTACAAGAAGTCCTCAAAAGCCCTCATCCAGTTGTCTTTTCACGCACTACTCCCAAACATAAATTAAAAATTGTTCAAGCATACCGCAACAATGGAGAAGTAGTAGGAGTTACTGGCGACGGAGTTAATGACATTTTAGCCCTTAAAGCAGCTCACATAGGAATTGCTATGGGAAAAGCAGGCACTGATGTTGCTCGTAATGCTGCTGATATGATTTTATTAGATGATAATTTTGCAACTATTTCCAAAGCTGTTTTAGAAGGACGTTGTATTTATGAAAACATCAAAAAATTCATAACTTATGTCTTTGCTTCTAATATCCCTCAAATCTTTCCTTTCATCGCTATTGCTTTTTTAGGAGTTACAGAACCTTACTTATATGTTTTACAAATTTTAGCAATTGATCTTTTAACTGACTTAATTCCTGCTATTGCTCTAGGAGCTGAAGAAACTGACCCAAGTTTATTAGTCCAAAAACCACGTACTAAAAACGACCATCTAATGGACGCTAAAGTATTAAAACGTAGTTATGGCTTTTTAGGAATAGTTGAAGGTTTAATGTCTTTAGCATTTTTTTGTGCAGTTTACAATTTTAATACAAAAGACAACTTCTTCCTAGCTTCTACTATGGCATTTGGAGCTGTTATCTTTGCTCAAGTAGGAAACGCATTTGCTTGTCGTTCTAACAAACTTTACTTTTGGCAAACTATCAAAAAACCTAATAAAATATTGTACTATGGTATTATAATTGAAGTATTATTCTTTGTATTAATTACTAAATTTAGTTCTTTAAGTGATATATTCCATACTAAGGATATTAATATATCTCATTATTTATGTTTATTATTATGTCCTTTAGTTATGTTATTATTTGATACTATCTGGAAAAAAGTATTTGCATTTAAGAACCAAAAACAATCAAAAATAAACTAA